From a region of the Kwoniella mangroviensis CBS 8507 chromosome 1 map unlocalized Ctg01, whole genome shotgun sequence genome:
- a CDS encoding urease accessory protein UreG yields MTSQPVCQFSDRLTSALNAAQNQAHTHSHEGDDSSRPVSFVSSANDASPLHSHDHGNGHSHTHDGWTPDEHGHTHEHLEHAGKFSERDMPDYSGRDWEERGFTIGIGGPVGSGKTALLLALCRALRDEYNIAAVTNDIFTREDQEFLIRNEALPTERIRAIETGGCPHAAIREDISANMGALEELQVEFGCQMLFVESGGDNLAANYSRELADYIIYVIDVSGGDKIPRKGGPGISQSDLLIVNKIDLAPHVGASLDVMKRDAAKMRESGPTLFTSVRHNDGVRDVIDAILSAWKASGAAGKDGKGKGKDKA; encoded by the exons ATGACCTCCCAACCAGTCTGTCAATTCTCGGACCGACTTACCTCAGCCCTCAACGCAGCTCAGAATCAAGCTCATACCCACTCtcatgaaggtgatgattcTTCCAGACCCGTCTCATTCGTTTCTTCAGCCAATGATGCTTCGCCCCTCCACTCACACGATCATGGGAACGGACATTCACATACGCACGATGGATGGACGCCGGACGAACATGGACATACCCATGAGCACTTGGAACATGCCG GTAAATTCTCGGAAAGGGATATGCCAGATTACTCGGGCAGGGATTGGGAGGAAAGGGGGTTCACAATTGGTATAGGAGG TCCCGTAGGATCAGGTAAAACTGCTTTGCTCTTGGCTCTCTGTAGAGCTTTGAGGGACGAATATAATATTG CCGCCGTGACCAACGACATCTTTACGCGAGAAGACCAAGAGTTCCTGATCCGTAACGAGGCTTTACCGACCGAGAGGATCCGGGCGATCGAAACGGGTGGATGTCCCCATGCTGCCATCAGGGAAGATATCAGTGCCAATATGGGTGCATTGGAGGAGTTGCAAGTGGAATTTGGATGTCAGATGTTGTTCGTTGAAAGTGGAGGGGATAACTTGGCTG CCAATTACTCCAGAGAGCTCGCCGATTATATTATCTACGTGATCGACGTTAGTGGAGGTGATAAGATCCCAAGGAAAGGTGGACCTGGTATCTCTCAATCTGATCTGCTGATCGTtaacaag ATCGACCTTGCTCCTCACGTAGGTGCCTCGCTGGACGTGATGAAGCGGGATGCCGCGAAGATGCGTGAGAGCGGACCTACATTATTCACATCAGTGAGGCACAACGACGGAGTGAGAGATGTGATCGATGCGATTCTAAGTGCTTGGAAAGCTAGTGGTGCGGCAGGTAAGGATGGcaagggaaaggggaaagatAAGGCTTAA